In Fragaria vesca subsp. vesca linkage group LG5, FraVesHawaii_1.0, whole genome shotgun sequence, the genomic stretch CTCGAATAACAAGAAGCCGGAGCCGCCGGCGAGGGCGGAGGTCAAGGAGGCGAAGATCGAGAAGGGGAAATCGCCGCGGCGGCAGCCGTTTGCGAATAGGGAGAATAATGTGGGAGGGAATGTGAACTCCGACGAGGTCAAGAAGGTCCCAGATCGGCCGGTGGCGGCGAGATTCTCTTCTCCGGCGACGGCGAAGAGGTCCGCTTCCGCCGGGAAGAAGAATGTGGCGGTAGCTCCGGCGGAGAGGGATCCGTCGCCGGCCGGGAAAGGGAAGAGATCGTCGTCTCCGGCGCCGTCGAAATGTGTTGTTCCGAGCCTGATGGTGGCGCGTGAAGAGAACAGGAAGGTGGCCAAGGAGCCCTCGATTATTGTGCCGTCGAGGTACCGGCAGCCGTCGCCGATTGGGGGGCGGAGGCAGGCGTCGCCGAATCCGAGAAGGGCTTCGATATCTCCGGGGAGGAGATTGTCTGTTGGAGGAGCAAAGGACTCTGCTGCAAGGAAGAAAATGGCTTCAATTGTTGCCGGAATTTCGAAGATTTCGGATACAATTTCGGGTTCTGGTAAGAATAATCGGAAGGGATGGGATGAGTCGCCTGCCGTGGAGCAAAAGGAGAAGCCTTTGTCAAAGAATAAACCAGATGTGCAATCAATTTTGAGAACTCAGGTAAGGAACTTGATTCATTGCCCTGCTGCTATTAGTCTCATGCTTTTCTAAAAAAGGTTGCTGATTTTGTGATTCTGTGTTTGCAGGCTGCGCTTTCGAGACGATTAAGTGATGCGAAAACGACCAGTGATGATTGTTTGAGTGTGAAATCGAAAGCAAGCTCACATGAAGATAGCCCGGTGCAAGAGAAGCCATGCTATGCAGCTCTGGGTATTACTGTGCATGAAAGGAAATGGACTGATGGAAGTGTTCCATTAGATGGAGTCTCTGCTGACCTTGCAAGGCTTGGGAAGGTAAGGAACTATGGATAAAGTTTTGATCTTGTTGCTTATTTGGGACTGGATGCAAATTGGGCAGATGTTATTTAGAATTCGATAGTTTGACATCAACTAAACCATACCCAATTGCAGGAAGCTATGCAAAGGAAGGCACTTGCTGCTGCAGCGGCAGCTGAAGCACTAGAGGAGGCCATTGCTACAGAATCTCTTGTTAGGAAATTAAGGTATTACTATTCACAAAGTCATGTGTGCATTGATAGTTATATTAAATTGTTCTGTTGTGCATTGTTGAATTTATTGAACATATATGCATTTACTGGATGATGACTAGTGACTGATGTGGACAAAAATTTGACTTCCCTTTTCCTTTTTACCTCAGCATGTTTGCAGAACTGTCTTCCATATCAAAGGTTGGGAATCCTTTACCTGCAATTGACCGGTTCTTTTCGATTTATGATGATGTTGTTAAATCAACAACAAGTCTTGAATCAATTGCCAGCAACCGCAATTCTGATTCACTTTGTGATAGCATTCCAACTGAGCAATCCAAATCTGTTTCTCTTTGGGTTGAAGCTGCATTGGCTACTGATCTTGGAGTTGTCTCTCTTCTTGGCCCTCAAGATCATGAGTCTCCACCCACTCTGCAGAAAAGTTTGTCAACAAGACAATCTCTCAACGCACCTGCCAAAGCCAATTTGAAGATCACTCAGTCCAATGCTCATGCTGGGGGGTGGAAGAAGGGTAATGGAATGAGAGAGACTGTGGAGCTTGCAAAGAACTTGCAGTCGGAGATGCAAATGTGGTTTCTACAGTTTGTTGAGAAAGCCATGGATGCTGGTTTTCGGGTGTTTGGAGAATGTGCTGCAGATGGTGGGAAGTTACCTCTAGACTGTGGCTCCATTGCAGCTGTCCTGTCACAGTTGAAGCGAGTTAATGAGTGGTTGGATCGAGTTGTATCGAAAAGGGATGATCTACTGAATGAAAAGGTTGATCGGCTCAAGAGAAAGATCTATGGCTTTGTCATTCAACATGTTGGGACGACGTTTGACAATTCCTCACCTCGTGCTTCATCTTGATTTCATATTTTAGGCTGGCCTTTCTGGATTAATCAAGGATAGAGATTTGAGTCTCTTTGCTATTGATTCACTTACTATCCAATTAATTATGCTTTTTCAACTCCCCCTTGAGGATGTGAATTGAGTCGCTTCTAATTGTAAGATATGGTTCTCTAGTTATATTGGCATTTTGATTTGAATTCTGGTATATTTACTAATGTGAAGAAAAGCCATTCCATATTATCCATTTTCACAATTCATGATCCTCAATGTCATTCAGATTTGATAAAGGCAAATTACCAGAAAGTAGTTTCCTTCACTGTGGATGTGAAAAAGCTATGAATGTGAATGTGAAAACGCTTGGAAGAATCCTTCCAGCAGAAATGCCTACCTTATTAGAAGTTGCTAACATGTAACTAAGGTCTAGACTGGGATTATTTTTAGATGTAAGTAATACTTGAAAACGAAACCTTTCCATAAAGCTATGGAATTTGCCTATGCGGCCGGACCCTGGGGAGCTACATCATGGGATGTGTAGGAAGGAAAGCATCCGCAATCCGCACGAGACCGGTGGGAAGATACACATAGTTTAGAGTTGGTTGATAAGGATTCCGACAGGTATATGGCACTTCCACCATCTGCAAAGCAGACTTCTGAGGGCCAAATGTGTAGCAATCATAATGAAAATAGTGTGGGAACTGGCAGGCCACACAAAGGATCTCTCTTTCACGAAACGGGCTACGGCAGATGGGGCATGATTGATTGAGAACAAATGACATTTTTCTCTTCTGTGTTTCTTTGTGAGCTTCTTGCTATTTTGTTACTTGAAAGAAGAACAAAGAGGTTTGCTTTTCCCAAACAAAGTTTTGTCATAAATGTAGAGGGAAAGCATATAAGAAGCATGTCTGGTTATACACATGCAGAAAAGGAGGAGCATAGGAAATCGATGAGCCTAAGTGCCTAACCACCAGATATGCTTCTACAATTTGCATTTCTGGAGTTCATACTATTTATGAGAACAAGCATATAGGGCAATCCTAGTTCACCAATACTTGCAAGATTTTACCCTGTTTCCCATGGAGATGGATGAGTCTTATTAAAGTTGAAACCAATCCTTTCTACCATGTTCACTGTACATTTCCATAGATATAAGAAAGACACATCATGAAATGGTGGTGGATGCATATATTCAATAGCTATACGCCTATACCATACAAGATTTCAAAAAGAGACTTGATATTATAGCAAGAGTTGTCTGTACTGTATTGGGTGAGGATAACCCAAATAACATAAATCACATTATCCGATCAGAATAAAAGATTTTGTTTATATTTATATCGACAATCAAATATGATGTTAATAAGTATTGATACACTTACTTAAAATTTACGTCTCATCTAAAATCATATTATCCGATCAGAATATAATACCTGTTTTAGGAATGAACTTTGAAATATATTAGCATAAAAATCTTTCCAAAATCTTCACATCAGATGTGACCCAATA encodes the following:
- the LOC101301592 gene encoding uncharacterized protein LOC101301592; the protein is MASPTPGILLRLLQSMNSATKVTGDHRSALLQVIGIVPALTASDDLWPNHGFFVQLSDSLNSTYVSLSEKDTDLILANRLQLGQFVYVDRFDFDAPVPRVAGIRPIAGRHAFVGVPEPLVARISASKREFVIQPVSESDQSADFMAIYLSNNKKPEPPARAEVKEAKIEKGKSPRRQPFANRENNVGGNVNSDEVKKVPDRPVAARFSSPATAKRSASAGKKNVAVAPAERDPSPAGKGKRSSSPAPSKCVVPSLMVAREENRKVAKEPSIIVPSRYRQPSPIGGRRQASPNPRRASISPGRRLSVGGAKDSAARKKMASIVAGISKISDTISGSGKNNRKGWDESPAVEQKEKPLSKNKPDVQSILRTQAALSRRLSDAKTTSDDCLSVKSKASSHEDSPVQEKPCYAALGITVHERKWTDGSVPLDGVSADLARLGKEAMQRKALAAAAAAEALEEAIATESLVRKLSMFAELSSISKVGNPLPAIDRFFSIYDDVVKSTTSLESIASNRNSDSLCDSIPTEQSKSVSLWVEAALATDLGVVSLLGPQDHESPPTLQKSLSTRQSLNAPAKANLKITQSNAHAGGWKKGNGMRETVELAKNLQSEMQMWFLQFVEKAMDAGFRVFGECAADGGKLPLDCGSIAAVLSQLKRVNEWLDRVVSKRDDLLNEKVDRLKRKIYGFVIQHVGTTFDNSSPRASS